A region from the Medicago truncatula cultivar Jemalong A17 chromosome 6, MtrunA17r5.0-ANR, whole genome shotgun sequence genome encodes:
- the LOC25496558 gene encoding cysteine-rich receptor-like protein kinase 7, with product MAYSRILFFSILIRFLCFATIKAQDSICSSNGTTTNSTYQINTRTLLSSLSSKATGNTEFYNTTVTTGDHSNSVYGLFMCRGDVTFQICDECIVNATQKLSLDCPLSKQAVIYYENCMVRYSSESFFSTVDTHHSLFMSSILNVSNTESFMPLLFSTMDKTAEEAAGPLTTDNNKKFATKEARISESQTLYCLAQCTPDLSPGDCRTCLNSAIEKLPSCCDGKVGGRVLFPSCNVRYELYPFYRSINAPSPNELVPQTNHSNQDSRFSQDPIYLSYNCSRNNSTITNNNFKLLLSYLSSNATNGEKFYTVKVDEMVYGLFLCRGDLPVRLCGQCVKNATDQIYSKCLSSPKGIIWYSHCLLHYSDRKFFSNVETSPMYSDINITKDSITNQNLFTSTLSNQLSQLANDTGDSGERYKTNSLKLNDVQTLYTLGQCTQDLSSQDCTSCLNDVINTAIPWSNLGSVGGRIIYPSCNLRFELFQFYMDGDEAIPPGSPPLSGNEDKQKIVFIVVPTIISVMLFSIGYYWLKKRGRKSQRTILRENFGEESATLEPLQFDWVVIEAATNNFSTHNYIGKGGFGEVYKGILLDGREVAIKRLSKSSNQGVEEFKNEVLLIAKLQHRNLVAFIGFCLEEKEKILIYEYVPNKSLDFFLFDSQQQKLLTWVERFNIIGGIVRGLLYLHEHSRLKVIHRDLKPSNILLDENMISKISDFGLARIVEISQDEGSTDRIVGTFGYMSPEYVMFGQFSEKSDIYSFGVMLLEIIAGKKNKSSFTPHHVADGLLNHVWRLWMEQTPLSILDPNIKEDYSTNEVIKCIQIGLLCVQHDPDARPSIVTVASYLSSYAVELPTPPEPAFFLHGRTYSNVLAQESSSTQSTNSSALFSNNQMSASTFIPR from the exons ATGGCTTACTCTAGAATTCTCTTTTTCTCAATCCTTATTCGATTCCTTTGTTTTGCAACTATCAAGGCACAGGACTCTATTTGTTCCTCCAATGGGACCACAACCAATAGCACCTACCAAATCAATACCAGGACACTCCTCTCTTCATTGTCATCAAAAGCCACCGGCAACACCGAATTCTACAACACCACAGTCACCACAGGAGACCACTCTAATTCTGTCTATGGATTGTTCATGTGCAGGGGTGATGTCACCTTTCAAATCTGTGATGAATGCATAGTTAATGCAACTCAAAAACTTTCCTTAGATTGCCCATTATCCAAACAAGCTGTAATTTATTACGAAAATTGCATGGTTCGATACTCCAGCGAGTCTTTCTTTTCCACTGTTGATACACATCATAGTCTTTTTATGTCGAGCATTCTCAATGTCTCAAACACAGAAAGCTTCATGCCTTTATTGTTTTCGACGATGGATAAAACTGCAGAGGAAGCAGCAGGTCCACTTACTACTGACAACAACAAGAAGTTTGCCACAAAAGAAGCAAGGATTTCTGAATCTCAGACCCTTTACTGTCTAGCTCAGTGCACGCCGGACTTGTCACCCGGTGATTGCAGAACCTGTCTCAATAGTGCTATTGAGAAACTTCCTAGCTGTTGTGATGGAAAGGTGGGTGGGAGAGTTCTTTTTCCTAGCTGTAATGTTAGGTATGAATTATATCCTTTTTATAGGTCTATTAATGCTCCTTCGCCAAATGAGCTTGTTCCTCAAACAAATCATTCAAACCAAGATTCTAGATTTTCACAAGATCCAATTTATCTTTCCTATAATTGCTCAAGAAACAACAGTACAATCACTaacaataacttcaaattactTCTCTCTTATCTGTCCTCCAACGCCACAAATGGCGAAAAATTTTATACTGTTAAAGTGGATGAAATGGTGTACGGCCTCTTCTTGTGTCGAGGTGACCTTCCTGTTCGCCTCTGTGGTCAATGTGTAAAAAATGCAACTGACCAAATATACTCAAAGTGTCTTTCATCTCCAAAGGGTATAATTTGGTACAGCCACTGCTTGCTTCACTACTCTGATCGAAAGTTCTTCTCTAACGTCGAAACAAGTCCTATGTATAGCGATATAAATATCACCAAAGATTCCATCACAAACCAAAACTTGTTCACTAGTACATTATCAAATCAGTTATCTCAACTTGCGAATGATACAGGGGACAGTGGTGAAAGATATAAGACTAATTCATTAAAACTAAATGATGTACAAACCTTGTATACTCTTGGACAATGTACGCAAGATTTGTCTAGTCAGGATTGCACTTCTTGTCTAAATGATGTGATCAATACAGCGATTCCATGGTCAAATTTGGGTAGTGTTGGGGGAAGAATTATATATCCTAGCTGCAATCTGAGGTTTGAATTGTTCCAATTTTACATGGACGGCGACGAAGCTATACCGCCTGGAAGTCCTCCATTATCAGGAAATGAAG ATAAACAGAAAATTGTCTTCATTGTTGTCCCTACAATTATTTCGGTGATGCTATTTTCTATTGGCTACTATTGGCTTAAGAAAAGGGGAAGAAAGAGTCAAAGGACTATTCTTCGAGAAAATT TTGGTGAAGAAAGTGCGACTTTAGAACCACTACAATTCGATTGGGTGGTAATTGAAGCAGCAACCAACAACTTTTCTACTCACAATTACATTGGCAAAGGCGGGTTTGGAGAGGTTTACAAG GGTATCCTTCTTGATGGACGAGAAGTCGCTATAAAAAGGCTTTCAAAAAGTTCTAATCAAGGTGTAGAAGAGTTCAAGAATGAAGTTTTGTTGATAGCCAAGCTTCAACATAGAAATCTAGTTGCTTTTATTGGTTTTTGccttgaagaaaaagagaaaatacttATTTATGAATATGTGCCAAACAAAAGTCTTGATTTCTTTCTATTTG ATTCTCAACAACAAAAGTTGTTAACTTGGGTTGAACGCTTCAATATCATAGGAGGAATTGTTCGAGGACTTCTTTATTTGCATGAACATTCCCGACTGAAAGTTATACACCGGGATCTCAAACCTAGCAATATTCTATTAGACGAAAATATGATTTCtaaaatttcagattttggtttggctcgaattgttgaaataAGTCAAGATGAGGGAAGTACAGATAGAATTGTTGGAACATT tgGTTATATGTCTCCGGAATATGTAATGTTCGGACAATTTTCTGAAAAATCCGACATTTATAGTTTTGGAGTTATGCTTTTAGAGATTATTGCTGGAAAGAAGAATAAAAGTTCGTTTACTCCACATCATGTTGCTGATGGCCTCTTGAATCAT gTATGGAGACTGTGGATGGAGCAAACACCTTTAAGTATACTGGATCCAAATATTAAAGAAGATTATTCTACAAATGAAGTCATTAAGTGCATTCAGATTGGTCTATTATGTGTTCAACATGACCCGGATGCCAGACCTTCGATCGTGACAGTTGCTTCTTATCTTAGCAGTTATGCAGTTGAATTACCAACTCCACCAGAACCTGCGTTTTTCTTGCATGGTAGAACTTATTCAAATGTTCTTGCACAAGAATCAAGTTCTACTCAATCTACCAATAGTTCTGCATTATTCTCAAACAATCAAATGTCGGCAAGTACTTTTATTCCTCGatag